A genomic window from Flintibacter sp. KGMB00164 includes:
- the gltX gene encoding glutamate--tRNA ligase, producing the protein MALDHKYFEEMEAKIPKGKVRTRFAPSPTGYMHIGNLRTALYTWLIARNAGGTFILRIEDTDQTRQVEGATELIYKTLAECHLDHDEGPDVGGPVAPYVQTERRDTYGKYAQLLVEKGHAYYCFCEKTESEEDSGEFDRGEDPCRSLSLEEAQARVDAGEPYVIRQKIPYEGTTTFHDAIFGDITVENKTLDDQVLIKRDGLPTYNFANVIDDHLMGITHVVRGSEYLSSAPKYNLLYEGFGWDIPTYVHCSPVMRDAQHKMSKRHGDPSYEDLKNQGFLTDAILNYVALLGWSPRGELAEQEVFSLEELAKAFDLEGMSKSPAIFDIEKLTHFNAMYLRAMSPEDFAKVAEPYIRQSVKNEAMSVSDIAALLQARCERLTDIPEKVDFFDQLPEYSVDLFTNKKSKCNPEVAKDMLSAAIGMLSNLPAWNQAMIHESLVGLAEGMGVKNATLMWPVRIAAAGKAVTPGGAVEICCILGREETVRRLKIGLEKLG; encoded by the coding sequence ATGGCTTTGGATCATAAGTATTTTGAGGAGATGGAGGCCAAGATCCCCAAGGGGAAGGTCCGTACCCGTTTTGCCCCCTCTCCCACGGGCTATATGCACATCGGCAATCTGCGTACCGCCCTGTACACCTGGCTCATCGCCCGCAATGCCGGAGGAACCTTTATCCTGCGCATTGAGGACACCGACCAGACCCGCCAGGTAGAGGGCGCTACTGAGCTTATCTACAAGACTCTGGCCGAGTGCCACCTGGACCACGACGAGGGTCCCGATGTGGGCGGCCCTGTGGCTCCCTATGTCCAGACCGAGCGCCGGGATACCTATGGTAAGTATGCCCAGCTGCTGGTGGAGAAGGGCCACGCCTACTACTGCTTCTGCGAGAAGACCGAGAGCGAGGAGGACTCCGGCGAGTTTGACCGCGGCGAGGATCCCTGCCGCTCTCTGAGCTTGGAGGAGGCTCAGGCCCGGGTGGATGCGGGCGAGCCCTATGTTATCCGCCAGAAAATCCCCTACGAGGGCACCACCACCTTCCACGATGCCATCTTCGGCGACATCACCGTGGAGAACAAGACCCTGGACGACCAGGTGCTCATCAAGCGGGACGGCCTGCCCACCTATAACTTCGCCAACGTCATCGACGACCACCTGATGGGCATTACCCACGTGGTCCGCGGCAGCGAGTATCTGTCCTCTGCCCCCAAGTATAACCTGCTCTACGAGGGCTTTGGCTGGGATATCCCCACCTATGTGCACTGCTCTCCTGTCATGCGGGACGCCCAGCACAAGATGTCCAAGCGCCACGGCGACCCCTCTTATGAGGATCTGAAGAACCAGGGCTTCCTCACCGATGCCATTTTGAACTACGTGGCTCTGCTGGGGTGGTCTCCCCGGGGCGAGCTGGCCGAGCAGGAGGTATTCTCCCTGGAGGAGCTGGCCAAGGCCTTCGATCTGGAGGGTATGTCCAAGTCCCCCGCCATCTTCGACATTGAGAAGCTCACCCACTTCAACGCTATGTACCTGCGGGCCATGTCTCCCGAGGACTTTGCCAAGGTGGCCGAGCCCTATATCCGCCAGAGCGTGAAGAACGAGGCCATGTCGGTCTCCGACATTGCCGCCCTGCTTCAGGCCCGGTGCGAGCGTCTCACCGACATCCCTGAGAAGGTGGACTTCTTCGACCAGCTGCCTGAGTACAGCGTGGACCTGTTCACCAACAAGAAGTCCAAGTGCAACCCCGAGGTGGCCAAGGACATGCTCTCTGCCGCCATCGGTATGCTCTCCAACCTGCCCGCTTGGAACCAGGCCATGATCCACGAGTCTCTGGTGGGCCTTGCCGAGGGTATGGGCGTGAAGAACGCCACCCTGATGTGGCCGGTGCGTATCGCTGCCGCCGGTAAGGCGGTCACCCCTGGCGGAGCTGTGGAGATCTGCTGTATCTTGGGCCGGGAGGAGACGGTGCGCCGCCTCAAGATCGGTTTGGAGAAATTGGGATAA
- a CDS encoding PD-(D/E)XK nuclease family protein, whose product MLKLILGRAGCGKTTTVLKRLCQAGQERRQVLMVPEQQSHQAERALCKAGGDEVSLYAEVLSFSRLANRVFLAAGGVGEPELDSGGRLLLMYQAVKAVSQELTVYARPSRRPAFLENLLATVDELKSCCVQPQLLLQAGEEVEGPEGDKLRDLGLICGAYQALTARTALDPRDRLTRTAEKLAACPWAQDMDLWLDGFTDFTPQQGEVLAQLMAQAHQITVTLTCDHLEEDEGGTGIFSPARRTAAMLLRLAKERGISCEVENLSGNCFSRASALDKVEQELFGPQGEPACCEGAVELHRALTPRSEVEWAASRIRTLVREEGLRYRDIEVTARDFGTYQPLIESVFPRYQVPMFASAMTDILEKPILTLVTAALETVAGGYRYDDVFRYLKTGLTDLPEEDRDLLENYVLKWNLRGSRWTQTKPWNMHPRGYGFPMTEEDKTLLERLDRARRQVAEPLELLRKNTNKTGEGQAIALYSFLENIGLPERLEERVAALRQREQPALAEEYRQLWEIVCGGLEQCAQLLGETPMELEEFAALFRLVLSQYDVGTIPVSLDRVTAGETTRQTGQHGKVLFLLGADDASIPQVSTPAGLLSDDDRSLLASYGLELNQTARDLLYREMTTVYLTCARPTQKLIVSWPGQSGAGEERRPCFLVERLRLLFSDLTVEREEDLYGRFRLQAPLPALEQAGRSQSAHDALLALPEYAPLVERLDRAARWERGRLSRPAVERLYGHRVPMSASRMDKYKSCHFSYFMRYGLQAEPRKPAGFTAPEYGTFVHYVLEHVLKDDAFQQTTLPGWEDEQDQERRDRVAELTRQAVEQYVREELGGLEQQSERFQYLFRRLLRSVQAVVDNVTQEIWASKFRPISFELGFGSGKDLPPVELTVGDVTLSITGFVDRVDGWEKDGRLYLRVVDYKTGRKSFDLTEVWNGLGLQMLLYLFTLEDRGEKFYGKPVEGAGVLYLPARDAIIKGSRSMSDDAWRKQLDKELTRSGLVLSDPAVLDAMEEPGEKGYRFLPLKVSKSTGEISGEALATAEQLGKLGGHIQKVLEEICQEIAQGNIAADPFWRGPEKNACRYCDYAQACHFEEGRGGDGKRWLASVKSREFWENVAREEN is encoded by the coding sequence ATGCTGAAGCTGATCTTAGGCCGGGCGGGCTGCGGCAAGACCACCACGGTGCTGAAGCGCCTGTGCCAGGCGGGCCAGGAGCGGCGGCAGGTGCTGATGGTCCCGGAGCAGCAGTCCCACCAGGCCGAGCGTGCCCTTTGTAAGGCTGGGGGAGACGAGGTGTCCCTGTATGCCGAGGTGCTGTCCTTCAGTCGCCTTGCCAACCGGGTGTTCCTGGCCGCGGGAGGCGTGGGAGAACCGGAGCTGGACAGCGGCGGGCGGCTGCTGCTGATGTACCAGGCGGTAAAGGCGGTGTCCCAGGAGCTGACCGTGTACGCCCGGCCTTCCCGCCGTCCCGCCTTTCTGGAAAACCTACTGGCCACGGTGGACGAGCTGAAAAGCTGCTGTGTCCAGCCTCAGCTGCTCCTCCAGGCGGGGGAGGAGGTGGAAGGGCCCGAGGGGGACAAGCTGCGGGATCTGGGGCTCATCTGCGGGGCCTACCAGGCCCTCACCGCCCGCACCGCCCTGGACCCCCGGGATCGGCTGACCCGCACGGCGGAGAAGCTCGCCGCCTGCCCCTGGGCCCAGGATATGGACCTGTGGCTGGACGGCTTCACCGACTTCACCCCCCAGCAGGGGGAGGTGCTTGCCCAGCTCATGGCCCAGGCCCACCAGATCACCGTTACCCTCACCTGCGACCACCTGGAGGAGGACGAGGGAGGGACCGGCATCTTTTCTCCTGCACGGCGCACCGCTGCCATGCTGCTGCGGCTGGCCAAGGAACGGGGCATTTCCTGTGAAGTAGAAAACCTTTCTGGTAACTGTTTTTCCAGAGCTTCTGCGCTCGACAAGGTGGAACAGGAGCTGTTCGGTCCTCAGGGGGAACCCGCCTGCTGCGAAGGGGCGGTAGAACTCCACCGTGCTCTCACCCCGCGCTCTGAGGTGGAGTGGGCGGCCTCCCGCATCCGCACCCTGGTGCGGGAGGAGGGGCTGCGCTACCGGGACATTGAGGTAACGGCCCGGGATTTTGGGACCTATCAACCCCTCATCGAGTCGGTGTTTCCACGGTATCAGGTACCCATGTTCGCCTCGGCCATGACGGACATTCTGGAAAAGCCCATTCTCACCCTGGTGACGGCGGCCCTGGAGACAGTGGCAGGGGGCTACCGCTACGACGATGTGTTCCGCTATCTGAAAACCGGCCTTACTGATCTTCCCGAGGAGGACCGGGATTTATTGGAAAACTACGTCCTCAAATGGAACCTGCGGGGGAGCCGGTGGACCCAGACAAAACCCTGGAATATGCACCCCCGGGGCTACGGCTTCCCCATGACAGAGGAGGACAAGACCCTGCTGGAGCGGCTGGACCGCGCCCGCCGTCAGGTGGCCGAGCCGCTGGAACTGCTGCGGAAGAATACTAATAAAACCGGAGAGGGTCAGGCCATAGCCCTTTACAGCTTTTTGGAGAATATCGGCCTTCCGGAGCGGCTGGAGGAGCGGGTGGCTGCCCTGCGGCAGCGGGAGCAGCCTGCCCTGGCGGAGGAGTACCGCCAGCTTTGGGAGATCGTCTGTGGCGGCCTGGAGCAGTGCGCCCAGCTGCTGGGGGAGACCCCCATGGAGCTAGAGGAGTTTGCCGCCCTGTTCCGGCTGGTGCTGTCTCAGTACGACGTGGGTACCATCCCCGTCTCCCTGGACCGGGTGACCGCGGGGGAGACCACCCGCCAGACCGGCCAGCACGGCAAGGTTCTGTTCCTGCTGGGGGCGGACGACGCCTCTATCCCCCAGGTGTCTACCCCGGCGGGGCTGCTGTCCGATGACGACCGCTCCCTGCTGGCGTCCTATGGCCTGGAATTAAACCAGACCGCCCGGGATTTACTGTATCGTGAGATGACCACCGTCTACCTCACCTGCGCTCGGCCCACCCAGAAGCTCATCGTCTCCTGGCCGGGACAGAGCGGAGCGGGGGAGGAGCGCCGCCCCTGCTTCCTGGTGGAGCGGCTGCGGCTGCTGTTCTCCGACCTCACTGTGGAGCGGGAGGAGGACCTGTATGGCCGATTCCGCCTCCAGGCTCCCCTGCCTGCCCTGGAGCAGGCGGGCCGCAGCCAGAGCGCCCACGACGCCCTGCTGGCCCTGCCGGAGTACGCTCCTCTGGTGGAGCGGTTGGACCGGGCCGCCCGGTGGGAGCGGGGCAGATTGTCCCGTCCTGCGGTGGAGCGGCTCTACGGCCACCGGGTGCCCATGTCAGCCTCCCGAATGGATAAGTACAAATCCTGCCATTTCTCCTACTTCATGCGCTACGGCCTCCAGGCGGAACCCCGCAAGCCTGCCGGCTTTACAGCACCGGAGTACGGAACCTTTGTCCACTATGTGCTGGAGCACGTCCTCAAAGACGATGCCTTCCAGCAGACCACCCTGCCCGGCTGGGAGGACGAACAGGACCAGGAGCGCCGGGACCGAGTGGCAGAGCTCACCCGGCAGGCGGTGGAGCAGTACGTCCGGGAGGAGCTGGGCGGCCTGGAGCAGCAGAGCGAGCGCTTCCAGTACCTGTTCCGGCGGCTTCTCCGCTCCGTCCAGGCCGTGGTGGACAACGTGACACAGGAGATCTGGGCCTCCAAGTTCCGGCCTATCTCCTTTGAACTGGGCTTTGGCAGCGGCAAGGATCTGCCCCCGGTGGAGCTCACCGTGGGGGATGTGACCCTGAGCATCACCGGCTTTGTGGACCGGGTGGATGGCTGGGAGAAGGACGGACGGCTCTACCTGCGGGTGGTGGATTATAAAACAGGGCGCAAGTCTTTTGACTTAACAGAGGTTTGGAACGGCTTGGGCCTTCAGATGCTTCTCTATCTCTTCACCCTGGAGGATCGGGGAGAGAAATTCTATGGAAAACCGGTGGAGGGGGCAGGGGTCCTGTACCTCCCCGCCCGGGACGCCATCATCAAGGGCAGCCGCTCCATGTCGGATGACGCCTGGCGCAAGCAGCTGGATAAGGAGCTCACCCGCAGCGGCCTAGTGCTCAGCGACCCGGCCGTGCTGGACGCCATGGAGGAGCCGGGGGAGAAGGGCTACCGCTTTTTGCCCCTGAAGGTGTCCAAGAGCACCGGAGAGATCTCCGGTGAGGCCCTGGCCACTGCGGAGCAGCTGGGCAAGCTGGGCGGCCACATCCAGAAGGTGCTGGAGGAGATCTGCCAGGAAATCGCCCAGGGCAATATTGCTGCTGATCCCTTCTGGCGTGGTCCGGAGAAAAACGCCTGCCGCTACTGCGACTACGCCCAGGCCTGCCACTTTGAGGAGGGCCGGGGCGGCGACGGCAAGCGGTGGCTGGCCAGCGTGAAGAGCCGGGAATTTTGGGAGAACGTGGCCCGGGAGGAAAACTAA
- a CDS encoding YfcE family phosphodiesterase: protein MKILVFSDSHRSRGDMIEAIDEQQPDQVIHLGDLITDAEELTYVYPRLPICMVPGNCDGWTTEPVKKLITLQGKTILLSHGHLWRVKGSYDAAIADARKAGADILLFGHTHRAYCQQLEDGLWVMNPGTSRSSYGTILIEGGEIQCSLTRLI, encoded by the coding sequence TTGAAAATCCTTGTTTTTTCCGACTCCCACCGCTCCCGCGGCGACATGATCGAGGCCATCGACGAGCAGCAGCCCGACCAGGTCATCCACCTGGGCGACCTCATCACCGATGCGGAGGAGCTGACCTATGTCTATCCCCGCCTGCCCATCTGCATGGTCCCCGGCAACTGCGACGGCTGGACCACCGAGCCCGTGAAAAAGCTGATCACGCTCCAGGGCAAAACCATTCTTCTCTCCCACGGCCACCTGTGGCGGGTCAAGGGGAGCTACGACGCGGCCATCGCCGACGCCCGCAAAGCCGGGGCAGATATTCTCCTCTTCGGCCACACCCACCGCGCCTACTGCCAGCAGCTGGAGGACGGCCTGTGGGTGATGAATCCGGGGACCAGCCGCAGCAGCTACGGCACCATTCTCATCGAGGGCGGGGAGATCCAGTGCTCCCTGACCCGGCTGATCTGA
- a CDS encoding EamA family transporter: MWAVFALLSAVFAALTSILAKLGMGELNSNLATAIRTVVVLIMAWAIVLMTGKHHEIGDITARSWLFLVLSGVATGLSWLCYYRALQLGPASKVVPIDKFSVVISMVLAFVVLKEVVDVKTVVGGLLITVGTFVLIL; this comes from the coding sequence ATGTGGGCGGTATTCGCTCTGCTATCGGCGGTGTTTGCCGCGCTGACCTCGATTTTGGCTAAGCTGGGAATGGGGGAACTCAACTCCAACCTGGCCACCGCCATTCGTACGGTGGTGGTGCTCATCATGGCATGGGCTATCGTGCTCATGACTGGAAAGCACCATGAAATAGGGGATATCACCGCCCGAAGCTGGCTGTTTTTGGTGTTGTCCGGAGTGGCCACCGGGCTGTCCTGGCTGTGCTACTACCGGGCGCTCCAGCTGGGACCGGCCAGCAAGGTGGTGCCCATTGACAAGTTCAGCGTGGTCATTTCCATGGTGCTGGCCTTTGTGGTGCTGAAAGAGGTCGTGGACGTGAAGACGGTGGTGGGCGGCCTGCTCATTACTGTGGGCACCTTTGTATTGATTTTGTGA
- the cls gene encoding cardiolipin synthase, with the protein MKKVLYILFHRSVVVGLSLLAQVVSLIVMVMFFSGHTQGFYWCCIALSVVAAMLILGSSIDPAYKIAWLLLVLPFPVFGGIFYLLVGGGHIPKRITRRMKRIAEQSAENLKADFKADDLLPLGEDAASQARYLENYACCPAYTNTETEYFALGDLAFPRMLEELKKAKHYIFLEYFIIQPGKFWDSILDILEEKAAQGVEVRLIYDDMGCMFTLPRDYNEQMAARGIQCRVFNRFVPVMSLRLNNRDHRKLMIIDGQVGFTGGINLADEYINQHERFGHWKDSVILLEGDAVWSMAVMFLSMWDHCCGWEEEFDRFRPAPSPARPWTGYVQPYTDTPLDQEPVGQSVYLNMIAKARKYIYITTPYLVIDVATNTALCNAAKSGVDVRIITPHIPDKRYVFEVTRAHYPPLLKAGVKIYEYTPGFIHAKNFVVDDRFAVVGTVNLDYRSLFLHFEDGVWLCEAPCIHDIRADFEETLKVCERISLRKHRRLNPLVQLYRNILRVFAPLM; encoded by the coding sequence TTGAAAAAAGTGCTGTATATCCTGTTTCACCGCTCGGTGGTGGTAGGGCTGTCCCTGTTGGCCCAGGTGGTTTCTCTCATTGTGATGGTGATGTTTTTCTCCGGCCACACCCAGGGGTTTTATTGGTGCTGTATCGCCCTGAGCGTGGTAGCCGCTATGCTGATTCTGGGCAGCAGCATCGACCCGGCTTACAAGATCGCCTGGCTGCTGCTGGTGCTGCCCTTCCCGGTGTTCGGCGGCATCTTCTATCTGCTGGTGGGCGGCGGACACATCCCCAAACGCATCACCCGGCGCATGAAGCGCATCGCCGAGCAGTCGGCGGAAAACCTGAAGGCCGACTTTAAGGCCGACGACCTGCTCCCTCTGGGGGAGGACGCCGCCAGCCAGGCCCGCTACCTGGAAAACTACGCCTGCTGCCCCGCCTACACCAACACGGAGACCGAGTATTTTGCTCTGGGCGATCTGGCCTTTCCCCGGATGTTGGAAGAGCTGAAAAAGGCCAAGCACTATATCTTCTTGGAGTACTTTATCATTCAGCCCGGAAAATTCTGGGACAGCATCCTGGACATTTTGGAGGAAAAGGCGGCCCAGGGGGTGGAGGTGCGCCTCATCTACGACGACATGGGCTGCATGTTCACCCTGCCCCGGGACTACAACGAGCAGATGGCCGCCCGGGGTATCCAGTGCCGGGTCTTTAACCGCTTTGTCCCCGTGATGTCCCTGCGCCTCAACAACCGGGACCACCGCAAGCTGATGATCATTGACGGCCAGGTGGGCTTTACCGGAGGCATCAATCTGGCCGACGAGTATATCAACCAGCACGAGCGCTTCGGCCACTGGAAGGACAGCGTCATCCTGCTGGAGGGAGACGCGGTGTGGTCCATGGCGGTAATGTTCTTGTCCATGTGGGACCACTGCTGCGGCTGGGAAGAGGAGTTTGACCGTTTCCGGCCCGCCCCCTCCCCTGCCCGGCCCTGGACAGGCTATGTCCAGCCCTATACCGACACCCCCCTGGACCAGGAGCCGGTGGGCCAGTCGGTGTATCTGAACATGATCGCCAAGGCCCGGAAGTATATCTATATCACCACCCCCTACCTGGTCATTGACGTGGCCACCAATACCGCCCTTTGCAACGCCGCCAAATCGGGTGTGGATGTGCGCATCATCACCCCCCACATTCCCGACAAGCGCTACGTCTTTGAGGTCACCCGAGCCCACTATCCCCCTCTGCTGAAGGCGGGAGTAAAAATCTACGAGTACACCCCCGGCTTTATCCACGCAAAAAACTTTGTGGTGGATGACCGCTTTGCCGTGGTGGGCACGGTCAACCTAGACTACCGCAGCCTGTTTCTCCACTTTGAGGACGGCGTGTGGCTGTGCGAGGCCCCCTGCATCCACGACATTCGCGCCGACTTTGAGGAGACCCTGAAGGTGTGCGAGCGCATCTCTCTGCGCAAGCACCGGCGGCTCAATCCCCTGGTACAGCTCTACCGCAATATTCTGCGTGTGTTTGCCCCTCTGATGTAA
- the trpS gene encoding tryptophan--tRNA ligase → MEETKKKVMLSGIQPSGDLHLGNYLGAIKNWGARAEEFDCYYFMADMHTITVRQTPADLRRRTLTQLAQYIACGLDPEKNTLFIQSHIPAHAELGWVLNCYTMFGELSRMTQFKDKSAKHADNINGGLFTYPALMAADILLYQPDFVPVGNDQKQHVELTRNVAQRFNNIYGDVFKVPEPYIPKTGARIMSLNAPDSKMSKSIPEGCVFLMEKPEDIQRKFKRAITDSDTERCVRFDPENKPGVSNLMSIYAAVTGKSMEEIEAEFDGQGYGAFKPAVGEAVIECLRPIREETERILKDKAYLESVYKAGAEKASYVANKTLRKVYKKVGFVAR, encoded by the coding sequence ATGGAAGAAACCAAAAAGAAAGTTATGCTCTCGGGCATTCAGCCCAGCGGCGACCTGCACCTGGGCAACTACCTGGGCGCCATCAAAAACTGGGGTGCCCGGGCCGAAGAGTTTGACTGCTATTATTTTATGGCCGATATGCACACCATCACGGTGCGGCAGACCCCCGCTGACCTGCGCCGGCGCACTCTCACCCAGCTGGCCCAGTACATTGCCTGCGGCCTGGATCCGGAGAAGAACACCCTGTTCATCCAGTCCCATATTCCCGCTCACGCCGAGCTGGGCTGGGTGCTCAACTGCTACACCATGTTTGGTGAGCTCAGCCGCATGACTCAGTTTAAGGACAAGTCGGCCAAGCATGCCGACAACATCAACGGCGGTCTCTTCACCTACCCCGCCCTCATGGCCGCTGACATCCTGCTCTACCAGCCCGACTTCGTTCCCGTGGGCAACGACCAGAAGCAGCACGTAGAGCTCACCCGCAATGTGGCCCAGCGCTTCAACAACATCTACGGCGATGTATTTAAGGTGCCCGAGCCCTACATTCCCAAGACCGGCGCCCGCATCATGTCCCTCAACGCTCCCGACAGCAAAATGAGCAAGTCCATCCCTGAGGGCTGCGTCTTCCTCATGGAAAAGCCGGAGGACATCCAGCGCAAGTTCAAGCGGGCCATCACTGACAGCGACACCGAGCGCTGCGTCCGCTTTGATCCGGAGAATAAGCCCGGCGTGTCCAACCTGATGAGCATCTATGCGGCCGTTACCGGCAAGAGCATGGAGGAGATCGAGGCCGAGTTTGACGGCCAGGGCTACGGCGCCTTCAAGCCCGCTGTGGGCGAGGCGGTCATCGAGTGCCTGCGTCCCATCCGGGAGGAGACCGAACGCATCCTGAAGGATAAGGCCTATCTGGAGAGCGTCTACAAGGCCGGTGCGGAGAAGGCCTCCTATGTGGCCAACAAGACCCTGCGCAAGGTCTATAAGAAGGTGGGCTTCGTCGCCCGCTAA
- the wecB gene encoding UDP-N-acetylglucosamine 2-epimerase (non-hydrolyzing) gives MKPVTVMTIFGTRPEAIKMAPLALELQKRPGIRALCCVTAQHREMLDSVLEIFKLKPDYDLNIMQPRQTLSTITSKCLTGMDDVLNEAKPDLVLVHGDTSTTFAGALAAFYHQIPVGHVEAGLRTYDKWSPFPEEMNRKMVGAIADLHFCPTVANQKNLQRENITQGVFLTGNTVIDALQTTVVKDFAFSEDILNNLDYENRKVILVTCHRRENYGQPMTNIMTALRRIADAFPEVELVYPVHLSPVVQEAAHKYLDNHPRIHLIAPLAVDEMHNLMARCHLVMTDSGGLQEEAPALGKPVLVLRKETERPEAVEAGTVKLAGVEEEVIFSMASELLTNPAAYQAMAHAVNPYGDGQACRRIADAIEWHFGLRSEAPDPFTGR, from the coding sequence ATGAAACCTGTCACTGTTATGACCATCTTCGGCACCCGGCCTGAGGCCATTAAAATGGCCCCCCTGGCCCTGGAGCTGCAAAAGCGTCCGGGCATCCGTGCCCTGTGCTGCGTCACTGCCCAGCACCGGGAGATGCTGGACAGCGTGCTGGAGATTTTTAAGCTGAAGCCCGACTATGACCTGAACATCATGCAGCCCCGGCAGACCCTGTCCACCATCACCTCCAAGTGCCTCACCGGCATGGACGATGTGCTCAATGAGGCCAAGCCCGACCTGGTTCTGGTCCACGGCGACACCTCCACTACCTTCGCCGGTGCTTTGGCCGCCTTCTACCACCAGATCCCCGTGGGCCATGTGGAGGCTGGCCTTCGTACCTACGACAAGTGGTCCCCCTTCCCCGAGGAGATGAACCGGAAGATGGTGGGCGCCATTGCCGACCTGCACTTCTGCCCCACCGTGGCCAACCAGAAGAACCTCCAGCGTGAGAATATCACCCAGGGTGTCTTCCTCACCGGAAACACCGTCATTGACGCCCTCCAGACCACCGTTGTAAAGGACTTTGCCTTTTCAGAAGATATCCTCAACAATCTGGATTATGAGAACCGGAAGGTGATCCTGGTCACCTGCCACCGCCGGGAAAACTACGGCCAGCCCATGACCAACATCATGACCGCCCTGCGCCGCATTGCCGACGCCTTCCCTGAGGTGGAGCTGGTCTACCCCGTACACCTCTCCCCCGTGGTCCAGGAGGCTGCCCATAAGTATCTGGACAACCACCCCCGCATCCACCTCATCGCTCCTCTGGCTGTAGACGAGATGCACAACCTCATGGCCCGCTGCCATCTGGTGATGACCGACTCCGGCGGCCTTCAGGAGGAGGCTCCCGCTCTGGGCAAGCCGGTGCTTGTCCTGCGGAAAGAGACCGAGCGTCCTGAGGCGGTAGAGGCGGGCACCGTCAAGCTGGCGGGCGTGGAGGAGGAGGTTATCTTCTCCATGGCCAGCGAGCTGCTCACCAACCCCGCGGCCTACCAGGCCATGGCCCACGCGGTCAACCCCTACGGCGACGGTCAGGCCTGCCGCCGCATCGCCGATGCCATCGAGTGGCACTTCGGCCTGCGCAGCGAGGCTCCCGATCCCTTCACCGGACGCTGA
- a CDS encoding MraY family glycosyltransferase, giving the protein MPVQVSVLGAVAAALLVAAIVAFIATPVVRSLAFKIGAVDVPKDNRRMHNHPIPRMGGLAIFFGFILSALIFVPLSTPVRGMLLGGVIIVILGIFDDIYALPALPKFFIQIASALIAVLMGNQIDILSNPNIFSSEPYWVLGIWSIPISVLWIVGITNAVNLIDGLDGLACGVSTISSMTMLVIALTVAEPDTALLMAALAGACIGFLPYNLNPAKIFMGDTGSTFLGFILATVSIDGLFKSYAIISFAVPFLMLGLPIFDTCFAIFRRVSHGQSPMAPDRGHIHHRLIDMGFSQKQAVAVLYIISAILGLSAVVLTTTNVLKAMLFLLALCAAGGVSAKLYLDRVNGRNQSDSPSQGRTGARPRKLHQPPSDVAGNDYFFGEEERSDK; this is encoded by the coding sequence ATGCCTGTTCAAGTCTCTGTTCTGGGGGCGGTGGCGGCAGCCCTGCTGGTAGCCGCTATTGTAGCGTTCATTGCCACCCCGGTGGTACGCTCCCTGGCCTTTAAGATCGGTGCGGTGGATGTGCCCAAGGACAACCGCCGCATGCACAACCACCCCATCCCCCGCATGGGCGGTCTGGCCATCTTCTTTGGCTTTATCCTCAGCGCCCTGATTTTTGTCCCTCTGTCTACCCCGGTGCGCGGTATGCTGCTGGGCGGCGTCATCATTGTGATCCTGGGCATCTTTGACGACATTTACGCTCTGCCCGCCCTGCCCAAGTTTTTTATCCAGATCGCCTCCGCTCTTATCGCGGTCCTCATGGGCAACCAGATCGACATCCTCTCCAACCCCAACATTTTCAGCAGTGAGCCCTACTGGGTGCTGGGTATCTGGTCCATCCCCATTTCCGTGCTGTGGATCGTGGGCATCACCAACGCGGTCAACCTCATTGACGGCCTGGACGGCCTGGCCTGCGGCGTGTCTACTATCAGCTCCATGACCATGCTGGTCATCGCCCTCACCGTGGCCGAGCCCGACACCGCTCTGCTCATGGCCGCCCTGGCGGGCGCCTGCATCGGCTTTTTGCCCTACAATCTCAACCCCGCAAAGATCTTCATGGGGGACACCGGCTCCACCTTCCTGGGCTTTATTCTGGCTACCGTCTCCATCGACGGACTGTTTAAGTCCTACGCTATTATCTCCTTTGCTGTCCCCTTCCTCATGCTGGGCCTGCCCATCTTTGACACCTGCTTTGCCATCTTCCGCCGGGTGTCCCACGGCCAGAGCCCCATGGCTCCCGACCGCGGCCATATCCACCACCGGCTCATCGACATGGGCTTTTCTCAGAAGCAGGCGGTGGCAGTCCTGTATATCATCAGCGCCATTCTGGGCCTGAGCGCCGTGGTGCTCACCACCACCAACGTGCTCAAGGCTATGCTGTTCCTGCTGGCCCTGTGTGCCGCTGGCGGCGTGTCCGCCAAGCTCTACCTGGACCGGGTCAACGGACGCAACCAGTCCGATTCCCCCTCCCAGGGCCGCACCGGAGCTCGTCCCCGCAAACTGCACCAGCCCCCCTCTGACGTGGCTGGCAACGACTACTTTTTTGGTGAAGAGGAGCGTTCTGACAAATGA